In Acanthochromis polyacanthus isolate Apoly-LR-REF ecotype Palm Island chromosome 24, KAUST_Apoly_ChrSc, whole genome shotgun sequence, the DNA window GCAACGTTAAACTTTCCTGCTGTGGTTTCTGCTCAGTAAAGATGGaggctgctgctctctgtcttcattcatctctgattatttacagtttttagaaGATGATTCAACCTGACAGAGAAAATCCACTGAACTCACAgatcagtttcattttcacttcatcagGAACTAAGGTGTGGTTTCTCTGTTTATCTTGGCAGACTGTCAGAGTCCTGAGGCAGGGAGCCAGACAGTGAACAGATGGACTCTAACCGGTGATTTGaaattcaaaacatttaatGATGTTCCAGAGCTGGTTCTCCTGCAGAGTCACATCAGCTCCGAGTCAGTTTAACGTCTCGATACTGAGCTGCTTTTCACTCAGTTAATGAGGTCTGAGAACAGGAAACTGcttcttcctgtttgttttcaaaaaatataaCAGACGACAGAGAATGTCTCTCTGATGCTGCAGACAGAATAAACTGGTCAGACCAGACTTTATCAGAGTCTGTACAGAGACATCATCTGAATGATATTTAACAACCTGGTCTCAGTGGGAGGATGAGTCTCATGTTACTGAGGAAATGTGACACTGTGGACTTTCCACAGGACTCAGTGGGTTTTCTACAAACACAAAGATGAAGCTGCCACATTCCCAAAAGAAAGTCTGCCTTCTCTCAGTCAGCCTTTTCTTACAAAGCCATCAAGGAATGGAATGGGCTGCCTGACAATTTTAAGAACACGGCAGATTTCCACAGCTTTTCTCGGGCTGTTAAAAACTGGCTGTTTGATCATCAGTCCTGTTCGCATTAATAATACCAGACGGGTATTTGGCCATCAGATGATACCCTCGTGGGTACCATCTGATGGCTGCCAGACTACCAGACTATCAGTGTAAAAATAGTACAGTGTGTATTTATAGTACCAGTCTGGTATACAGCTATCAGATGCTACCCTCGTTGGTACCATCTGATAGCTACCACCTTTAGGATTTATGAAACTATTGTTTCGCATACAACTCTGCACTTTATCTTTGTACTTTTgcactctgtttttgtcatttaaatgcactttaaatatattgtaattggtttgaaaacagtcttcctCGTTAtacttttgcattttgataATTGTACTATAAACCAACAACGTTCCAtacatatttgtaaatattttaagattgattttgattttgttttgcattaaggTAATGCGTTTTATATGCgttgttttaaataatgaatgttttttattgaccaaggactacagatggaaattagcttgaagctaaatctggtgcgaccatctttttaatgtaactgcacgctgtccttttacaaataaacttgaaactaaactaaactaaactaagctgacgTCTGTCTCCATGATGTTCAGCTGGTTTTACTAAATACTAAAGTCTCTTTACAGAAAGAATAAAAGACTTCTGCTATTTATCCTGGTAAAGAGAACAACACGTCCTGGTTCagagagaggagcagcagagctaAAGTAtgccggcccgcgggcgggccgttttttttatcggtatacgcttttttaaaaatagaaggacactgcaaacacgattatacaaacactatacacacatagaaagctgagattctcatgaatccgccggtataaaccactttcagatgtgattaccacagcgggtaatataaacacatttatccaacaaacaacaagtcatgtaaacgtgcacagctcacctgtcgacgcagtttggacgctcgtttctggtcataaaagaagataatccacaaaaaccggccagaacccaagcttagccatccagaggaaacaatccagtataatactttggccaaaacatgtctcgaaataagtaaaaaaatccagaaaacgatcggctccgtgcgcgtgcacgcggcgcgtggtggcgctgtgcgtttcatattcactgcatctttctattataactttatcatacacggtcctattttctttgttcgcgattcaaaatggatactggagacTTCTCCTCCGtttcaaaccgaacttcaaccaatcaggtgactcgtttccgcctacttcggcaatatagccaaccatggccgagtctgacagatatcgattacatcacttgattgacttgtttctcagcaaatcacgccggaggaaccgttagattgacaggcctggtagccaatgagcttgctgaatggcttgaatataaatcccgcctctgccagcggctttatatgatatttcattcgtgagctccgggctccacctgctgtttctctgtattcctctcaatctgtgtgtgtgatcgacactgaagcctatctgaagtgattttttgagttctttatgagtttttggaatgaaaatgaagtgaaaatgaagtgaaaattaatttataccattctgtagagagtgtgcacagtgtataaagagtgtatccaacattgacaggggcggagcatatcagtacaaatacatgtgtgaaacactcatttcttgtagtattgctctgaaattttgacctgaactatgtaagaccccaggcttttgcaatattgtgttttcaagctcttacagtgctgccacactgattttcaggtgttttattagggaaaaaatgtaggcgagaaaaaaattcatcctaattcagtgtgtgccaacatgaaatactctgtgccagtagcacctagagtaattctgactgcactgggtgaaaattcaggttgtcagctttcaaatgagaccccaaccatgcgtgtactccaaacagttcaagaacagcattcaatttactttctgtaaatctcagtagaaatttcgggcggaaattgcccaaACCTTAAAGGGTGTCGTGTTACGACACTAAATGTCAGTctggttttagtgttttgtttgttgatcCTGTAGAGAAACTCTAATCTGAGTTTGTTGTGAAGCAGTTCAACAGGTTGTAGTCAGACATGAAGCAGCAGGATCAGAATCTGGAGAAACAACCTTTATTATCActtctgcagagaagaaaccAGCTTTAAAATTCTACATAGAAACTATAATGAACCACAGATCACTGATTAGATTCACCTTTGATatcattgtaaaagaacaaagacaATCAGCTTAGAATCAGTACGAAAGTgcaaaaagcagcagtaaagttCATTCCTTCCACTGTGTTGCAGGATAAACAGCCAATCATTTCTGTGAAGTAAATAAGTACATTAACTATATATTCTATTCAACCTTCAGTAGCAAACAATgttattttactacatttatctgtagattaacaacaaaacataaaataggATGAAGATCAAACTCAGAACACTGAGTAGtataaaaaatatcaataatatctaaaatataaaatattaccTGCACCTTTACCACATTAAAAGGTAAGAACATCAGCAGAGCTACTAACcgataaaacattaaatcacacattaaaacaAGAACTTTATGAAGAATCTAATCATCAGTTTACATTCTGCAACTGAGTGCAAAGTTGTTGTACAGATTAAAAGAACAAGATATAATATAGGATGAAGATAAAAGTCACAAACCCTGAGCAgttaaaaaagtattaaaaatatattctatTAGCTGCACCTTTACCATGTTAAAAGTTCAGAGCATCATCAGAGCTGCTAGCAGATAAAACATTCAAACCAGTTCAGTCTGAAGTTGTTCATCAGTTCTGCTTCATTCTGGACAATCAGAACTTTTCTATCTGCTTCTGATCTCATCTGACAGAACACTTTACATCCACAACATTTCATCAGGTTCTAACATGCAGAGCTTtggaacacatttatttccagacAAAGCAACAGAGTAGAAAAGTTGATgaagaccagcagcagcagcaacaatccACAGGATCAATCTAGATGATGGAGATGTTGGGAGGACTTGATGTTTCTGGACCAGTCTGCCAATAGAAACCCTAGCAGGAGCTGAACTCCAGACAGCAGAGCTCCCAGCATCCTCTGAGCTCACAAACCCTCCACCACTATAAGGTGGCAGTTAAAGGAGAGaccacatgctgctgcttccatCAAAGTTACACAAGCTCTGGTtggttctgatgctgttcagGAACTGGTAACATCTCTATATAGCTGCTGCGGCTTCATCATGCATCGTCTATAGATcagaaaaccagcagcagccacagcaAGAAGAAGTATCACACCCACTACTGATCCTGCAATGATTCCAGTCTTGTCTCCTCCATCTCTGGTGTTTATATCCTTGTCTCCTCCATCGCCAAAGAACGCATTCTTGTTTCCTGCAGACAGAGGGATCAGAGATATCAGAGATAGGAGTATGAACATCAGTCAGATCAGCTGTTTTCTCCAAAGTCTCATCAGCAACATCTTTATAAACCATAAACATCTGATCTGAGACCAAGCAGCTtcatcagagacacaaactgaactcTCAACACAAACTCACCTGGATCAAGGACTACCAGGTCGATGATGTTGCTGATGGGTTCAAACTTTTTTCTCTGATAAACCCAACACACATATCTTCCAGTGTCATTCTTCGTCACATTCTTCAGACTCAGAGAAAAGTCTCCGTCCTTCATCTCTTTGTCCTGCAGATCCACCCGGTTCTTATAAGATGGATGCTGAAGGACTGGATCAAAGCTTCCATCTCTGTACAAAAGAACATGATCTGGTTTCATTTCAGATCTGATCCACTCTACAGTAGTGATGGTTTTGTTATCCTTCTTGGAAGCTTTACATGGTAGAATGACATCCTGTCCAAGAtcagctatgatgtttttaactCCGGTCATTTTCtgagctgaagaagaaagaacagagtagttacagttttttttcaatttgctaacaagcattggtccaaactgcctgcatttccatcatgcatctcagctaaacagttcatctcatccccaaaactgtttctctcCAACAGAACACTTCATTcatgtctcaaaataagctcattcaaccacaacactagaaaatagtctcactttggaaacaaacgcTGTCACTCTGAGTACGCTGAACCACAAAATAccaacaacagagagcattacatgaaataaattgtaatctttcaagtttgaatgatttctttttagataaatcagttTATTACATTAAATTTATAGATGTTaaatttattataaaataagatctttgcactCTGATTGTTCTAAATTATTGTGAtatattgcaacaagaatgaatcaggaatgcagcagtttacttcaacaacactgacgtattttctctgtgcctttaCATGAAACTTTGGGAccttacaaaaataaaaagtttactgtaaacaaaaacaaaatggagaatctcagaattcagggagcagaatagaaatcaagagataaaagtcaaaaaccaacaacatgtcCATGTAAACTGTAACAATCACACCCTGTCGTCTGCATTTGGcctcatgtttccatccattacatctgatgtcttctctggagatgcacTGTGGCTAGAACATTTTTGAGTGTCtcctttttatggtttctggcagtggtgtagtggtccctgcagaagtgggtatactcttaattttcaccttttttaaaaattagtccagaaaaacgccctgttttagaaacagtgacatagaagactactctgttcaatttattcagtcatttctacttgcccactattataaaattatcatgacttgattaggagcagtttgtagttattactggattaatgtaacatgtatttatcatgaggcaaacatggtgtttcagttactttagaacatttatttaaataaaatacttcaaatatgaagttgacagtgcatccttgttcatatttcatcatgaataaaacctcaatattgttttaggtcgaatcttaaactacctgttcccattcttgtgtttttacttactttaaaatcaactaccagccaagaggttttcccacattatcccaatctagctagcatcagacttacgttagaataacgttagcctttcaaaacgttagtcagactcagcccgacactcagtttaacccgttgcgcttcagttgtgcttcagtgttccgcccgcggtacactttgagatctgcataagcaatttgctaaatgtctaaaactgcaaacacgattatacaaacactacacgccgatggaaagcttagattctcatgaatccgccggtataaaccactttcagatgtgattaccacagcaggtaatataaacacatttgtccgacaaacaacgaatatccatccatccgttctctgtacacggcttcaaggcacacagcgcgactcacatttccgggttcattattacacacagatgaaaatattccacaaaaaacggccataatccaaccttggacatccagacgaaacaagccagtaaactattttgtccaaaacatgtcttgaagatggtatatgatccacgaataggtcgttttcaaggaaatgcacctcgcgatgcgcgtccaacattccctgtatttctcgtcatatttttatttacaaatagaatattagcgattttttttgtactgaaaatggctggaattgactgaagctttaaccactggcgataaaatatcctctccttgaaatgtgcagtcatgttgccagtagtttaaaacaatgattcatttggaaaccaccttaaaacttacctgagaattatatcgtccatgaaagtaggttcgctcgatacgtgtcactcacttgaaaggtgtttattctgactttctcgcatttccgcgcatctttcaagcagacttgtcaatcaactggagtgccacagaggtgttagcaaaattttcctctgtatgacccgccctactctgcctctgattggctcatcccgaaagttaaccaatcgaatcagtgaaggtagcatgtaccagccaattacaggcagaggagggttgttcatggcttcatcatccttaaggaaaagagggctacctggcacacagatattactgaatgatgcgcaccagggagcattagaagtgggtatacgcaatgctaactgaaaaataagtgggtatacgccgtataccgccgtataccctggactacaccactggtttctgatgaggccaaacacagatcacctgaatcaggtttcagctgacaactacactcagatgtgtttggaattacatcatttttaaaatgtatttttattgtcaatgcTTTGATAGGATTTTCCATAGAgttcaatgtggctgcagcagaaatcccccatgttttttccccatcattctgttctgattgtggttttaactgttttgaacaaagtgtgttagcatttgaacaatgtgctgtaaaagtctagtgttctgcaggtggtgaactagcaactgagaaaagagttcatgaattttggtgacgGTGGTCACTTACTTGATAGATGAActtccaggaagctgctgctgatgacttCATAGTTTCTTTTATCAATAACACGACACTCGTATCTTCCTCTGTCCTCCATCGTCACTTTCTTCAGATTTAGAGAAACATCTCCGTCCTTCATCTCTTTATCCTGCAGATCCACCCGGTTCTGATAAGATGGATGCTGGTATTCTGGATCTGAGCGTTCATCTCGGTACAGAAGAACATATTCTGGTTCCATTTCAGGTCTGGTCCACTTTACAGCTATGCTGTTGATGTTGTACTTGTTGGGAACTGTACATGGTAGAATGACATCTTCTCCAAGATCAGTTGGGATTTTTTTAGCTGTGATGTTTGTCtgagctgaagaagaaagaagagagaagttAGTACTACTACCaaccttctaatactacatcAGTACTCCAGGTAGTACTGCTACCAACGTTCTAATACTACATCAGTACTCCAGGTAGTACTGCTACCAACGTTCTAATACTGCATCAGTACTTCAGGTAGTACTACTACCAACGTTCTAATACTGCATCAGTACTCCAGGTAGTACTGCTACCAACGTTCTAATACTGCATCAGTACTCCAGGTAGTACTGCTACCAACGTTCTAATACTGCATCAGTACTCCAGGTAGTACTGCTACCAACGTTCTAATACTGCATCAGTACTCCAGGTAGTACTACTACCAACGTTCTAATACTACATCAGTACTCCAGGTAGTACTACTACCAACCTTCTAATACTGCATCAGTACTCCAGGTAGTACTACTACCaaccttctaatactacatcAGTACTCCAGGTAGTACTACTACCaaccttctaatactacatcAGTACTCCAGGTAGTACTGCTACCAACGTTCTAATACTGCATCAGTACTCCAGGTAGTACTGCTACCAACATTCTAATACTACATCAGTACTCCAGGTAGTACTACTACCAACCTTCTAATACTGCATCAGTACTCCAGGTAGTACTACTACCaaccttctaatactacatcAGTACTCCAGGTAGTACTACTACCaaccttctaatactacatcAGTACTCCAGGTAGTACTGCTACCAACGTTCTAATACTGCATCAGTACTCCAGGTAGTACTGCTACCAACGTTCTAATACTGCATCAGTACTCCAGGTAGTACTGCTACCAACGTTCTAATACTACATCAGTACTCCAGGTAGTACTACTACCaaccttctaatactacatcAGTACTCCAGGTAGTACTACTACCAACGTTCTAATACTACATCAGTACTCCAGGTAGTACTACTACCAACCTTCTAATACTGCATCAGTACTCCAGGTAGTACTGCTACCAACCTTCTAATACTACACCAGTACTCCAGGTAGTACTACTACCaaccttctaatactacatcAGTACTCCAGGTAGTACTACTACCaaccttctaatactacatcAGTACTCCAGGTAGTACTGCTACCAACGTTCTAATACTGCATCAGTACTCCAGGTAGTACTGCTACCAACATTCTAATACTACATCAGTACTCCAGGTAGTACTACTACCAACGTTCTAATACTACATCAGTACTCCAGGTAGTACTACTACCaaccttctaatactacatcAGTACTCCAGGTAGTACTACTACCAACGTTCTAATACTACATCAGTACTCCAGGTAGTACTACTACCAACCTTCTAATACTGCATCAGTACTCCAGGTAGTACTGCTACCAACCTTCTAATACTACACCAGTACTCCAGGTAGTACTACTACCAACCTTCTAATACTACACCAGTACTCCAGGTAGTACTACTATCaaccttctaatactacatcAGTACTCCAGGTAGTACTACTACCAACCTTCTAATACTAcccgagccaccaaaccacgaggacgaccacggatcggcccggaagggggcagagAGAGAACCTGGCCAGGACCCCTGGCGTCCAGCggggccgggccccaggcgaccaagacCGGCGGCCGCCAACCCCGGCAGGGGCTGGAGGCCCAGggcggacccagcacaggaccccgggccccaggcagagggtcaacatcgccaggggaaccagccaccccagacggccacccGACATGGGCCGGCGCCCCCGCTGCAGCCCAAGATCCAGGGCACTCCACCCCCTCCCCACCCCCCACCAACCCCCCATAACATTCATAATCATTTACCCACTCACCCACCCATATTGCCCCATGAGGGCACCCCCGGAAGGCCGGGGGACACCGGGCCACAAAACCGggcccccaccaccacccacgCAATTGAAACTTGAGAGGTGAGCCATCAGAGGGTGCAGCGGATGGGGCCACTTAGATGGCCCCCACCACCA includes these proteins:
- the LOC127532705 gene encoding coxsackievirus and adenovirus receptor-like, which gives rise to MAAGTRVLCFLIICSLVCSSRAQTNITAKKIPTDLGEDVILPCTVPNKYNINSIAVKWTRPEMEPEYVLLYRDERSDPEYQHPSYQNRVDLQDKEMKDGDVSLNLKKVTMEDRGRYECRVIDKRNYEVISSSFLEVHLSTQKMTGVKNIIADLGQDVILPCKASKKDNKTITTVEWIRSEMKPDHVLLYRDGSFDPVLQHPSYKNRVDLQDKEMKDGDFSLSLKNVTKNDTGRYVCWVYQRKKFEPISNIIDLVVLDPGNKNAFFGDGGDKDINTRDGGDKTGIIAGSVVGVILLLAVAAAGFLIYRRCMMKPQQLYRDVTSS